One genomic window of Glycine soja cultivar W05 chromosome 9, ASM419377v2, whole genome shotgun sequence includes the following:
- the LOC114367181 gene encoding protein KRI1 homolog, with translation MPLQLFDGSDSENEDISKIKIDKEYARRFEHNKKREDLQRFEELKKKGVIDSPSHSHSEGEEESESESLDDDDDDYETLVNSRRRDKEFFDALIKVKKQDPILKQKDVRLFGSDDSSDDESDEKEKVKSKDKKGEKPMYLKDVVAKHLIEEGADFGDEEEEIDEKEKRKGKKVMPLKDKDFVIKDGKKTYGDEQEELKKAFLQAVEREGLEDGEEEFFSVKEKVGEEDKVDSDDKELEEKLDEYFGGDVESNENSKFLRSYFMNKLWIDKSGKNLNVGEDELDEISEDEVELERQEEYEYRFQENPGDRVLGHARKVEGSVRKKMNARKEQRKSKEERMAIEQKEREEELKRLKNLKKQEIQEKVKKIMKTAGIHGDDIIPLSMAEIEEEFDPEEYDRMMKKAFDEKYYNAEDADLDFCSDIDDIEKPDFEKEDELLGLPKGWDACGSNGGFLAAREKALKEKIENTSDDDLPEAEDENERFENTSDDDLPEGEDEKEEKIPEEGSRKRKRKTALLEKARQAMMDEYYKLDYEDTIGDLKTRFKYAKTKSSRFGLSASEILLMDDKELNQYISLKKLAPYQEEEWKLSKQKRYMLKMRAKELLRMSSLDKKKRKNSKVDSGKITSSKSVENEKPSTEESNINTDNLSRKAKRRRQVANLKLSQSRLKAYGKIPSKSKHGGKH, from the coding sequence ATGCCTCTGCAACTTTTTGATGGCAGCGATTCCGAAAACGAGGACATTTCAAAGATCAAGATAGACAAGGAGTATGCTCGTAGGTTTGAGCACAATAAGAAACGGGAGGACCTCCAgcgatttgaggaattaaaaaaGAAGGGTGTTATTGATTCACCTTCACACTCGCATTCTGAAGGTGAGGAGGAATCTGAGTCCGAGTCattggatgatgatgatgatgactatGAGACGCTTGTCAATTCTAGAAGGAGGGACAAGGAGTTCTTTGATGCCTTAATTAAGGTGAAGAAGCAAGATCCTATTCTTAAGCAAAAAGATGTTAGGCTCTTTGGGTCTGATGATAGCAGTGACGACGAAAGTGATGAGAAGGAGAAAGTTAAATCAAAAGACAAGAAGGGTGAAAAGCCAATGTATTTGAAGGATGTGGTGGCAAAGCATTTGATTGAGGAGGGGGCAGATTTTGGTGATGAAGAGGAGGAGATAGATGAAAAGGAAAAACGTAAGGGTAAGAAGGTAATGCCTTTGAAAGATAAAGACTTTGTTATTAAGGATGGGAAGAAGACTTATggtgatgagcaagaggagttGAAAAAGGCTTTTCTGCAAGCAGTAGAAAGGGAGGGTTTGGAAGATGGTGAAGAGGAGTTTTTCAGTGTGAAGGAGAAGGTAGGTGAGGAAGACAAAGTAGATAGTGATGACAAGGAACTTGAGGAGAAGCTGGATGAGTATTTTGGTGGAGATGTAGAATCAAATGAAAATTCCAAGTTTCTAAGAAGCTATTTCATGAACAAATTGTGGATAGACAAGAGTGGGAAGAATTTGAATGTTGGAGAGGATGAATTGGACGAGATTTCAGAGGATGAGGTGGAGCTTGAGAGACAGGAAGAATATGAGTACAGATTTCAGGAAAATCCAGGAGATAGGGTGTTGGGTCATGCTCGGAAGGTGGAGGGATCAGtgaggaagaagatgaatgcAAGGAAAGAGCAGAGAAAGAGCAAAGAGGAGAGAATGGCTATAGAACAAAAGGAGAGAGAGGAGGAGTTGAAACGTTTAAAGAATTTGAAGAAGCAGGAGATACAGGAGAAGGTTAAAAAGATAATGAAGACTGCAGGGATCCATGGTGATGATATTATCCCATTGTCTATGGCAGAAATTGAAGAGGAATTTGACCCAGAGGAGTATGACAGAATGATGAAGAAGGCATTTGACGAGAAATATTATAATGCAGAGGATGCTGACCTTGACTTTTGTAGTGACATTGATGACATTGAGAAGCCAGATTTTGAAAAGGAGGATGAATTACTTGGGCTTCCTAAAGGCTGGGATGCATGCGGATCTAATGGTGGGTTTTTAGCTGCAAGGGAAAAAGCATTgaaagaaaagattgagaataCTAGTGATGACGATCTCCCTGAAGCAGAAGATGAAAACGAAAGGTTTGAGAATACTAGTGATGACGATCTCCCGGAAGGAGaagatgaaaaagaagagaaaattccTGAGGAAGGTAGTCGGAAGAGGAAGCGCAAAACAGCACTTTTGGAGAAAGCAAGACAGGCAATGATGGATGAGTACTATAAATTAGATTATGAGGACACAATTGGGGACCTGAAGACAAGATTCAAGTatgccaaaacaaaatcaagtaGATTTGGCTTGAGTGCCTCAGAGATACTATTGATGGATGACAAGGAATTGAATCAGTATATTTCCTTGAAAAAGCTTGCTCCTTACCAGGAGGAGGAATGGAAACTAAGCAAACAGAAAAGATACATGCTGAAGATGAGAGCCAAGGAGCTCCTTCGGATGTCAAGTTTGGataagaagaaaaggaagaattCAAAGGTTGATTCTGGCAAGATAACTTCATCAAAAAGTGTTGAGAACGAAAAACCAAGCACAGAAGAATCAAATATTAATACAGATAATCTATCAAGGAAAGCCAAGCGAAGGCGACAAGTGGCTAATTTGAAGTTATCACAATCAAGGCTTAAAGCATATGGGAAGATACCCTCAAAATCTAAGCATGGAGGAAAGCACTGA
- the LOC114367830 gene encoding LRR receptor-like serine/threonine-protein kinase GHR1, which yields MKPFSLLVLSLYFFSVVGQLPSQDILTLLEFKKGIKHDPTGYVLNSWNEESIDFDGCPSSWNGVLCNGGNVAGVVLDNLGLSADTDLSVFTNLTKLVKLSLSNNSISGTLLDSIADFKSLEFLDISYNLFSSSLPLGIGKLGSLQNLSLAGNNFSGPIPDSISEMASIKSLDLSCNAFSGMLPASLTKTISLVSLNLSHNGFNGKIPKGLELIPALEKLDLHGNMLEGNLDVVFMLSSSASYVDLSENMLSSSDSNQKFLPRISESIKHLNLSHNKLTGSLASGAAEPVFENLKVLDLSYNQLDGELPGFDFVYDLEVLKLSNNRFSGFIPNGLLKGDSLVLTELDLSANNLSGPLSIITSTTLHSLNLSSNEFTGDMPLLTGSCAVLDLSNNKLEGNLTRMLKWGNIEFLDLSRNHLTGAIPEETPQFLRLNYLNLSHNSLSSSLPKVLTQYPKLRVLDISFNQLDGLLPANLLTLPTLQELRLENNMISGGIKFSSSPDQSDLQILDLSHNQLNGYFPDEFGSLTGLKVLNIAGNNFSGSLPTTIADMSSLDSLDISENHFTGPLPSNMPKGLQNFNASQNDLSGVVPEVLRKFPSSSFFPGNTKLHFPNGPPGSISSPAESSKRKHMNTIVKVIIIVSCVVALFILILLAVFIHYIRISRSPPEYETSKDIHRHPQPIISAPVRTTDGGGALVVSAEDLVTSRKESPSEIISSDEKMAAVTGFSPSKQSHFSWSPESGDSLSGENLARLDTRSPDRLVGELHFLDDTITLTPEELSRAPAEVLGRSSHGTSYKATLENGLLLRVKWLREGVAKQRKEFVKETKKFANIRHPNVVGLRGYYWGPTQHEKLILSDYISLGSLASFLYDRPGRKGPPLTWTQRLKIAVDVARGLNYLHFDRAVPHGNLKATNVLLDTTDMNARVADYCLHRLMTQAGTIEQILDAGVLGYCAPELAASKKPMPSFKSDVYAFGVILLELLTGRCAGDVISSEEGGVDLTDWVRLRVAEGRGSECFEATLMPEMSNPVVEKGMKEVLGIAMRCIRSISERPGIKTIYEDLSSI from the exons ATGAAGCCTTTTAGCCTTTTAGTGTTATCTTTATatttcttctctgtggtaggGCAGCTTCCCTCTCAGGACATTTTAACATTGCTGGAGTTTAAGAAAGGCATCAAGCATGACCCTACTGGTTATGTTCTCAATTCCTGGAATGAGGAATCCATTGACTTTGATGGATGCCCATCTTCATGGAATGGAGTTCTGTGCAATGGTGGTAATGTTGCTGGGGTTGTTCTTGACAACTTGGGTCTCTCTGCTGACACTGACTTGAGTGTGTTTACTAATCTCACAAAGCTTGTGAAACTCTCCTTGTCCAACAATTCCATATCAGGAACACTACTTGACAGCATTGCTGATTTCAAAAGCCTTGAATTCTTGGATATCTCTTATAACCTCTTTTCCTCATCCTTGCCATTGGGGATTGGTAAATTAGGGAGCTTGCAGAATCTGTCGTTGGCTGGAAATAACTTCTCTGGCCCAATTCCTGACTCTATTTCAGAAATGGCCTCCATCAAGTCCCTTGACTTGAGCTGCAATGCCTTCTCTGGAATGCTGCCAGCATCGTTGACTAAGACTATTAGTCTTGTATCTCTTAACTTGTCTCATAACGGCTTCAATGGAAAAATTCCCAAAGGTTTGGAGCTGATCCCTGCTCTTGAAAAACTTGACTTGCATGGGAATATGCTTGAAGGTAATTTGGATGTTGTATTTATGCTTTCATCAAGTGCCAGCTATGTTGATTTAAGTGAGAATATGCTGTCAAGTTCTGATTCCAATCAGAAGTTTCTACCGCGAATATCTGAAAGTATTAAGCATCTGAATCTAAGCCACAACAAGCTTACTGGGTCATTGGCTAGTGGAGCCGCGGAACCTGTTTTTGAAAACTTGAAGGTGTTGGACCTCAGCTACAATCAGTTGGACGGAGAATTGCCcggatttgattttgtttatgatCTTGAAGTTCTTAAACTCAGCAACAACAGATTTTCAGGATTTATTCCTAATGGCCTGCTGAAAGGAGACTCTTTGGTTTTAACTGAATTGGATTTGAGTGCCAACAATCTCTCAG GGCCACTAAGTATAATTACATCAACAACACTTCATTCTCTTAATCTCTCATCAAATGAGTTCACGGGTGATATGCCACTGTTGACTGGAAGCTGTGCTGTACTTGATCTGTCAAATAACAAATTAGAAGGAAACTTGACCAGGATGTTGAAATGGGGGAATATAGAATTTCTTGATCTCAGTCGGAATCATTTGACGGGGGCCATCCCTGAGGAAACTCCTCAATTTCTGCGATTGAATTATTTGAACCTATCCCATAATTCTCTAAGCAGCTCCCTTCCAAAAGTCTTAACACAGTATCCAAAGCTTAGAGTGCTCGACATTAGTTTCAACCAATTGGATGGACTACTTCCAGCTAATCTGCTCACACTGCCCACATTGCAAGAGCTGCGTCTTGAAAATAATATGATCTCTGGTGGCATCAAGTTTTCGTCTTCTCCTGACCAATCCGATCTTCAGATTCTTGATCTTTCTCACAACCAGCTTAATGGCTATTTTCCTGATGAGTTTGGGTCATTAACTGGCCTAAAAGTGCTAAATATTgccggaaataatttttctggTTCTCTTCCAACTACCATTGCAGACATGAGTTCACTTGACTCCCTGGATATATCAGAGAATCATTTTACTGGTCCTCTACCAAGTAACATGCCAAAGGGGCTCCAAAACTTTAATGCTTCACAAAATGATCTGTCTGGAGTTGTCCCAGAAGTTCTTAGAAAGTTTCCCAGTTCTTCTTTCTTTCCTGGGAATACCAAGTTACATTTTCCAAATGGTCCTCCTGGATCAATCAGTTCACCTGCTGAAAGTTCCAAGAGGAAGCATATGAACACCATAGTTAAAGTCATAATCATAGTGTCATGCGTGGTTGCGCTCTTCATATTAATCTTGCTTGCTGTCTTCATACACTACATACGTATATCAAGATCTCCACCAGAATATGAAACAAGTAAGGATATCCACAGGCATCCTCAACCAATTATCTCGGCTCCTGTTCGTACGACAGATGGGGGTGGCGCTTTGGTTGTTTCAGCTGAGGACCTCGTGACCTCACGCAAAGAGTCACCATCGGAGATAATCAGCTCTGATGAAAAAATGGCAGCTGTAACAGGGTTCTCTCCATCAAAACAAAGCCACTTTTCATGGTCACCAGAATCTGGTGATTCACTTAGTGGTGAAAATCTTGCAAGACTAGATACGAGATCGCCAGATCGGTTGGTTGGCGAGCTACATTTTCTTGATGATACGATAACATTGACGCCTGAGGAGCTCTCAAGGGCCCCTGCTGAAGTTTTAGGAAGAAGTAGTCACGGTACTTCTTACAAGGCAACTCTGGAGAATGGTTTGTTGTTGAGAGTGAAGTGGTTGAGAGAAGGAGTGGCAAAACAGAGAAAAGAATTTGTAAAGGAGACGAAGAAATTTGCAAACATCAGACATCCAAATGTTGTAGGATTGAGAGGATATTATTGGGGTCCTACACAGCACGAGAAGCTTATACTTTCAGATTACATCTCACTAGGAAGTCTTGCAAGTTTTCTTTATG ATCGACCAGGAAGAAAAGGTCCACCACTAACTTGGACCCAGAGGCTCAAAATAGCAGTTGATGTAGCACGTGGCCTGAACTATCTCCATTTTGATCGCGCTGTTCCTCACGGGAATCTCAAAGCTACAAATGTGTTGTTAGATACAACTGATATGAATGCACGTGTTGCCGATTACTGCCTTCACCGACTCATGACTCAAGCTGGTACCATTGAACAGATTCTCGATGCTGGGGTCTTGGGTTATTGCGCACCAGAGTTAGCTGCTTCCAAGAAGCCAATGCCCTCCTTCAAGTCAGATGTTTATGCTTTTGGAGTGATACTTTTGGAACTTCTAACTGGAAGGTGTGCTGGTGATGTTATATCTAGTGAGGAGGGAGGTGTTGATCTGACAGACTGGGTAAGGTTGCGTGTAGCAGAAGGCCGAGGCTCAGaatgttttgaggctaccttGATGCCGGAAATGAGCAATCCAGTTGTAGAAAAGGGAATGAAGGAGGTCCTGGGAATAGCAATGCGGTGCATTCGGTCCATTTCTGAAAGGCCTGGTATCAAGACTATTTATGAAGATCTCTCTTCTATATAG